The following coding sequences lie in one Caloenas nicobarica isolate bCalNic1 chromosome 17, bCalNic1.hap1, whole genome shotgun sequence genomic window:
- the CA4 gene encoding carbonic anhydrase 4, with the protein MELLFLVLFALHILKTEALVESHWCYQSQKYEEPHCQEPREWYKIDATCQGKKQSPINIVTKNVILDKSLEPLNFEGYDVKGSSMWDIENNGHTVKVTLNTSPKIGGEGLTRKYKAVEFHLHWGVQVEQQYYPGSEHSIDGEKQAMELHIVHIREDASDIAEAKKYADGVAVLAFFVKAEEENRNYATLISELENIKYKGQTAQMDPLPLSSLIPPEEDLGRYYRYEGSLTTPDCYEGVIWTIFEKPIELSLSQITQFSTVHFGGKNSTYMAENFRPAQFLNERKVYWSSASILLPTAKLLLLLLMLTYILSSLCQ; encoded by the exons TTGAAAGCCATTGGTGCTATCAGTCACAGAAGTATGAAGAGCCCCACTGCCAAG AGCCTCGAGAATGGTATAAAATAGATGCCACCtgccaagggaaaaaacagtCGCCTATCAATATTGTCACCAAAAATGTCATTCTGGACAAGAGCCTTGAGCCACTGAACTTTGAGGGATATGATGTGAAGGGATCTTCCATGTGGGACATAGAAAATAATGGACATACAG TTAAAGTAACATTAAATACATCCCCTAAAATTGGAGGCGAAGGTCTGACAAGAAAATACAAGGCGGTAGAATTTCATTTGCACTGGGGAGTCCAGGTCGAGCAGCAATACTATCCCGGGTCAGAGCACAGCATAGATGGAGAAAAACAAGCCATGGAG CTTCATATTGTCCACATAAGAGAAGATGCTTCGGATATagcagaagcaaagaaatatgCAGATGGAGTGGCTGTGTTAGCATTCTTCGTCAAG gctgaagaagaaaatagaaactaTGCAACTCTAATAAGTGAATTAGAGAATATTAAATACAAAG GGCAAACAGCACAGATGGATCCTCTGCCACTGAGTTCTCTAATCCCACCTGAGGAAGACCTTGGAAGGTACTATCGGTACGAGGGCTCCCTCACCACTCCCGACTGCTATGAGGGTGTCATCTGGACAATCTTTGAGAAGCCAATTGAACTCAGTCTTTCTCAG ATAACTCAGTTTTCAACAGTCCACTTTGGTGGGAAGAACTCAACGTACATGGCTGAAAATTTCCGTCCTGCTCAGTTTCTGAATGAACGAAAGGTGTACTGGTCCAGTGCCAGCATCCTCCTGCCTACTGCTAAGCTTTTACTGTTGCTCCTGATGCTCACGTACATCCTGAGTTCTCTTTGCCAATGA